The following proteins are encoded in a genomic region of Oncorhynchus kisutch isolate 150728-3 linkage group LG6, Okis_V2, whole genome shotgun sequence:
- the LOC116374355 gene encoding coiled-coil domain-containing protein 8-like: protein MAVTFGLSLSVSWICCLLIGGITCFPLQGDAYGHPACTGPEPTGSQASVVSGPNAKATGYNTLASVTQGPNATAEATANHASSEASGPRASAEATASHTSAEAAAGPHASAEATANHASSEAAGPRASAEATASHTSAVAAAGPRASAEATANHASSEAAGPRASAEATAKHTSAVAAAGPRASAEATANHASSEAAGPRASAEATAKHTSAVAATGPRASAEATAKHTSAEVAGPRASAEATAKHTSAEAAVGPRASAEATAKHTSVEAASPRASAEATAKHTSAEAAGPRASAEATAKHTSAEAAGLEQTARPLNKLDREIIIWFAQLLNRLSPVTVPPFEEKGKGN from the exons ATGGCTGTGACTTTTGGACTCTCTTTGAG TGTTTCTTGGATTTGTTGCCTGCTAATTGGAGGGATAACTTGTTTTCCACTTCAAG GTGATGCTTATGGGCATCCTGCCTGCACTGGACCTGAACCAACTGGATCCCAAGCAagtgtggtgtctggtccaaATGCTAAAGCTACTGGCTACAATACCCTGGCAAGTGTGACGCAGGGTCCAAATGCCACAGCTGAAGCAACTGCCAACCATGCCTCGTCAGAAGCGTCTGGCCCCCGCGCCTCAGCTGAAGCAACTGCCAGCCATACCTCTGCAGAAGCGGCCGCCGGCCCCCACGCCTCTGCTGAAGCAACTGCCAACCATGCCTCGTCAGAAGCGGCTGGCCCCCGCGCCTCAGCTGAAGCAACTGCCAGCCATACCTCTGCAGTAGCGGCCGCCGGCCCTCGCGCCTCTGCTGAAGCAACTGCCAACCATGCCTCGTCAGAAGCGGCTGGCCCCCGCGCCTCAGCTGAAGCAACTGCTAAACATACCTCTGCAGTAGCGGCCGCCGGCCCGCGCGCCTCTGCTGAAGCAACTGCCAACCATGCCTCGTCAGAAGCGGCTGGCCCCCGCGCCTCAGCTGAAGCAACTGCCAAACATACCTCTGCAGTAGCGGCCACCGGCCCTCGCGCCTCTGCTGAAGCAACTGCCAAACATACCTCTGCAGAAGTGGCTGGCCCCCGCGCCTCAGCTGAAGCAACTGCCAAACATACCTCTGCAGAAGCGGCCGTCGGACCCCGCGCCTCAGCTGAAGCAACTGCTAAACATACCTCTGTAGAAGCAGCTAGCCCCCGCGCCTCTGCTGAAGCAACTGCCAAACATACCTCTGCAGAAGCGGCTGGCCCCCGCGCCTCTGCTGAAGCAACTGCCAAACATACCTCTGCAGAAGCGGCCGGCCTTGAACAGACGGCCCGACCCCTCAACAAGCTAGATAGGGAGATCATAATTTGGTTTGCCCAACTCCTTAATCGGCTTTCCCCTGTTACTGTGCCTCCCTTTGAAGAAAAGGGCAAAGGTAACTGA